Proteins encoded together in one Thermoanaerobaculum aquaticum window:
- a CDS encoding 3-hydroxyacyl-CoA dehydrogenase family protein yields MGTPELHQVAVIGGGIMGRSIATKVSQAGLSVLLKEINPERAEVVRKMLDEALQHQVERWTLTGAEKRAILSRITFTASYDGIDACQLAIETIHEDFQDKKNLLSELDQLLAPHVPIVVNTSTLSITELASGLKYPERVLGMHFLYPVPTTRVVEVVRGQVTSNEAFEVARHFARVLGKVPIEVFESPGFVTTRIVLALVNEAMYVVMEGVASAAEVDLAMKLGYDFRMGPLEWADRVGLHKILNWLQHLFEETGDPKFRPCPLLRKLVRAGHTGARAGKGFFSYDENRNRTDRLPDDVPQLA; encoded by the coding sequence ATGGGGACACCAGAACTTCACCAGGTGGCGGTCATCGGCGGCGGGATCATGGGGCGGTCCATTGCCACCAAGGTCTCGCAAGCCGGCCTTTCCGTTTTGCTTAAAGAAATCAACCCAGAGAGGGCCGAGGTAGTGCGGAAGATGCTGGACGAGGCCCTCCAGCACCAGGTGGAACGCTGGACCCTTACCGGTGCTGAAAAGCGGGCCATCTTAAGCCGCATTACCTTCACCGCCAGCTACGACGGCATTGACGCCTGCCAGCTGGCCATCGAGACCATCCACGAGGACTTTCAGGACAAGAAAAACCTCCTCTCCGAGCTGGACCAGCTCCTCGCTCCCCATGTCCCCATCGTGGTGAACACCTCCACGCTTTCCATTACCGAGCTGGCTTCCGGGCTCAAGTACCCGGAACGGGTGCTGGGCATGCACTTCCTTTACCCGGTGCCCACCACCCGCGTGGTGGAGGTGGTGCGCGGGCAAGTGACGTCCAACGAGGCTTTTGAGGTAGCCAGGCACTTCGCCCGAGTGCTGGGGAAGGTGCCCATCGAGGTGTTCGAATCCCCGGGTTTTGTGACCACCCGCATCGTGCTGGCCCTGGTCAACGAAGCCATGTACGTGGTCATGGAAGGGGTGGCTTCCGCTGCCGAGGTGGATTTGGCCATGAAGCTGGGTTACGACTTCCGCATGGGGCCGCTGGAGTGGGCGGACCGCGTGGGCCTGCACAAGATCCTCAACTGGCTCCAGCACCTGTTTGAGGAAACCGGGGATCCCAAGTTTCGCCCCTGTCCCCTGTTGCGCAAGCTGGTACGGGCCGGGCACACCGGGGCGCGGGCGGGCAAGGGCTTTTTCAGCTACGACGAAAACCGCAACCGCACCGACCGCTTGCCCGATGACGTGCCCCAGCTCGCGTGA
- a CDS encoding sigma-70 family RNA polymerase sigma factor, which produces MTHDEHRYDPEAALLRRYLQEIGRFRQLTPEEERELAERIQKGDAEALRQLVEANLRFVVAYAKRFRHSRISLLDLINEGNIGLIQAAKKFDPKKNVKFITYAVWWIRQAILHALSEHGVSFRLPQKQANVLYRLERSRQALGRELERAPTEEELAEEMSLPVEEVRTLLASNQNFLSLNEPVGEEEEAEFGDLLEQYVIPDADEELLRQSFQETLKEALEELSDKERQILSLRFGLEDDQPRTLREIGEMLGISRERVRQIENLALAKLRRSSKARALASYLN; this is translated from the coding sequence ATGACCCACGATGAGCACCGCTACGACCCTGAGGCGGCGCTGTTGCGGCGCTACCTTCAGGAAATTGGCCGCTTCCGGCAATTGACACCGGAAGAGGAACGGGAGCTGGCCGAGCGCATTCAAAAGGGCGACGCCGAAGCCCTCCGCCAGCTGGTGGAAGCTAACTTGCGGTTTGTGGTGGCCTACGCCAAGCGCTTCCGGCACTCGCGTATTAGCCTTTTGGACCTCATCAACGAGGGCAACATTGGCCTCATTCAAGCAGCCAAAAAGTTCGACCCCAAAAAGAACGTGAAGTTCATCACCTACGCCGTGTGGTGGATCCGCCAGGCCATCCTCCACGCCCTTTCCGAGCACGGGGTGAGCTTCCGCCTGCCCCAGAAGCAGGCCAACGTGCTGTACCGCCTGGAGCGCTCCCGCCAGGCCTTAGGTCGCGAGCTGGAGCGGGCTCCCACCGAGGAGGAGCTGGCGGAAGAGATGAGCTTGCCGGTGGAAGAGGTGCGCACGCTTTTGGCTTCCAACCAGAACTTCCTCTCCCTCAACGAGCCGGTGGGCGAGGAAGAGGAAGCCGAGTTCGGGGACCTATTGGAGCAGTACGTGATCCCCGACGCCGACGAAGAGCTCCTGCGCCAATCCTTTCAGGAAACCCTGAAAGAGGCCCTGGAGGAGCTCAGCGACAAGGAGCGGCAGATCCTCTCCCTGCGCTTTGGCCTGGAGGACGACCAGCCCCGCACCTTGCGGGAAATAGGTGAGATGCTGGGGATCTCCCGGGAGCGCGTGCGGCAAATTGAAAACCTCGCATTAGCCAAGCTCCGGCGCTCCAGCAAGGCCCGGGCCCTCGCCTCCTACCTCAACTGA
- a CDS encoding MerR family transcriptional regulator: MSAKAPRRYHMISWVAKRYNIHPQTLRLYEREGLIRPARSEGNTRLYDEATCERLEFILTLTRDMGVNLAGVEVILRMKDQIDALQAEVSRLAEALERELAKKGGVAREHALVPRPYHGLVRSEDE; this comes from the coding sequence ATGAGCGCCAAAGCTCCCCGTCGCTACCACATGATCTCGTGGGTGGCCAAGCGCTACAACATCCACCCGCAAACGCTGCGCCTTTACGAAAGGGAAGGCCTCATTCGCCCAGCCCGCAGCGAGGGCAACACCCGTCTTTACGATGAAGCCACCTGCGAGCGCCTGGAGTTCATCCTCACCCTCACCCGCGACATGGGAGTAAACTTGGCAGGAGTCGAGGTTATCTTGAGGATGAAGGACCAAATTGACGCCCTCCAGGCGGAGGTGAGCCGACTAGCCGAAGCGCTGGAGCGGGAGCTGGCCAAGAAAGGCGGGGTGGCGCGGGAGCACGCCCTGGTGCCCCGCCCTTACCACGGCTTGGTCCGTAGCGAGGACGAATGA
- a CDS encoding Hsp20/alpha crystallin family protein, with protein sequence MRELDWHVFRELESLSERMQALLESAFLAPSRLTSGAVTFPPVDVYETDSEVVVEAELPGVAAQDVHVELEGERLVIFGVMGSDSGDTEETLLRMERPRGRFHRVVPLPSPVVPPFEATLSRGVLAVRLPKPRGSARSIHIAREAT encoded by the coding sequence ATGAGGGAGCTAGACTGGCACGTTTTCCGCGAGCTGGAAAGCCTTTCCGAGAGGATGCAGGCCCTGCTGGAATCGGCCTTTCTAGCTCCCTCGCGCTTGACCTCCGGTGCCGTTACCTTCCCACCGGTGGATGTGTACGAAACCGACAGCGAAGTCGTGGTGGAAGCGGAGCTGCCCGGCGTGGCTGCCCAGGACGTGCACGTGGAGCTGGAAGGCGAAAGGCTCGTGATCTTTGGCGTCATGGGATCTGACAGCGGCGACACAGAAGAAACGCTGCTGCGCATGGAACGGCCCCGCGGCCGTTTTCACCGGGTGGTTCCGCTCCCCTCGCCGGTGGTGCCCCCGTTTGAGGCAACCCTATCCCGGGGCGTGCTTGCGGTTCGCCTGCCCAAGCCCAGAGGCTCCGCCCGGAGCATCCACATTGCTCGGGAGGCCACATGA
- the dnaK gene encoding molecular chaperone DnaK, translated as MSKIIGIDLGTTNSVVAVMEGGKPVVIPNQEGSRTTPSVVAFAKNGERLVGQVAKRQAITNPERTIYSIKRFMGRRYDEVLGEIKMVPYKVVRGENDTARVEVEGKVYSPPEISAMILQKLKAAAEDYLGEKVEKAVITVPAYFNDAQRQATKDAGQIAGLEVVRLVNEPTAAALAYGLDKKKNEIIAVYDFGGGTFDISILEVGEGVVEVKSTNGDTHLGGDDIDQRLIEWLIEEFKKDQGIDLSKDRMALQRLKEAAEKAKCELSSVQETEINLPFITADASGPKHLNIRLTRAKFEQLVEDIIMRTIGPCRQALKDAGLEPKDVDEVVLVGGSTRIPRVQQLVAEFFGKEPHKGVNPDEVVAVGAAVQAGVLQGEVRDLLLLDVTPLSLGVETLGGVVDVVIPRNTTIPTRKSKIYSTAEDNQTQVEIHVLQGERPMARDNRTLGRFHLVGIPPAPRGIPQIEVTFDIDANGILHVSAKDLGTGKEQKIQITASSGLSEEEIQRMVREAEQHAEEDRRRREEAELRNRLDSLVYSTEKLVSENKEKLPSAQVTETEEALKEAKRALEEGRKEVMEKAHERLTRASHRLAEEIYRHAGAAASQTAQATTPPPTEGEVVDAEYVDVDTKGPN; from the coding sequence ATGTCCAAGATCATCGGAATCGATTTGGGAACCACAAACTCCGTGGTAGCCGTAATGGAGGGCGGCAAGCCCGTGGTGATCCCAAACCAGGAGGGCAGCCGCACCACGCCTTCGGTGGTGGCGTTCGCCAAGAACGGTGAGCGCCTGGTGGGCCAGGTGGCCAAGCGCCAGGCGATCACCAACCCCGAGCGCACCATTTACTCCATCAAGCGCTTCATGGGGCGTCGCTATGACGAGGTGCTTGGCGAAATCAAGATGGTGCCCTACAAGGTGGTGCGCGGGGAAAACGACACCGCGCGCGTGGAGGTGGAAGGCAAGGTCTATTCCCCGCCGGAAATCTCGGCCATGATCCTGCAGAAGCTGAAGGCCGCCGCCGAGGACTACCTGGGTGAAAAGGTGGAAAAGGCGGTCATTACCGTCCCCGCGTACTTCAACGACGCGCAACGCCAGGCCACCAAGGATGCCGGCCAGATTGCCGGCCTGGAGGTGGTGCGCCTGGTTAACGAGCCCACCGCCGCAGCCCTGGCTTACGGCTTGGACAAGAAGAAGAACGAAATCATCGCGGTTTACGACTTCGGGGGCGGTACCTTCGACATCTCCATCCTGGAGGTAGGCGAAGGCGTGGTGGAGGTGAAGTCCACCAACGGCGACACCCACCTGGGTGGGGATGACATTGACCAGCGGCTCATCGAATGGCTCATCGAGGAGTTCAAGAAGGACCAGGGGATTGACCTCTCCAAGGACCGCATGGCGCTGCAACGGCTCAAGGAAGCTGCGGAAAAAGCCAAGTGCGAGCTTTCCTCGGTGCAGGAAACGGAAATCAACCTGCCGTTCATTACCGCTGACGCTTCCGGTCCCAAGCACCTGAACATCCGCCTCACCCGCGCCAAGTTCGAGCAGCTGGTGGAAGACATCATCATGCGCACCATTGGGCCATGCCGCCAGGCTTTGAAGGACGCCGGCCTCGAGCCCAAAGACGTGGACGAGGTGGTGCTGGTGGGTGGCTCCACCCGCATTCCGCGGGTGCAACAGCTGGTGGCCGAGTTCTTCGGCAAGGAGCCCCACAAGGGCGTGAACCCCGACGAGGTGGTGGCGGTAGGGGCCGCGGTGCAAGCCGGCGTGCTCCAGGGCGAAGTCCGCGACCTCTTGCTTTTGGACGTGACGCCGCTTTCCCTGGGGGTGGAGACCCTGGGCGGTGTGGTGGACGTGGTCATCCCCCGCAACACCACAATTCCCACCCGCAAGTCCAAGATTTACTCCACCGCCGAGGACAACCAAACCCAAGTGGAAATCCACGTGCTGCAGGGGGAGCGGCCCATGGCCCGGGACAACCGCACCTTGGGTCGGTTCCACCTGGTGGGCATTCCTCCGGCACCCCGCGGCATCCCGCAAATTGAGGTGACCTTCGACATTGACGCCAACGGCATCCTCCACGTGTCGGCCAAGGACCTGGGTACCGGCAAGGAGCAGAAGATCCAAATCACCGCGTCCTCCGGGCTTTCCGAGGAGGAAATCCAAAGGATGGTGCGGGAGGCCGAACAGCACGCCGAGGAGGACCGCCGGCGGCGGGAGGAAGCCGAGCTGCGGAACCGCCTGGACAGCCTGGTCTACTCCACCGAGAAGCTGGTTTCCGAAAACAAGGAGAAACTGCCTTCAGCGCAGGTCACCGAAACCGAAGAGGCGCTCAAGGAAGCCAAGCGGGCCCTGGAGGAAGGTCGCAAGGAGGTCATGGAAAAGGCTCACGAACGGCTGACCCGGGCCTCGCACCGTCTTGCCGAGGAGATCTACCGTCACGCCGGGGCCGCGGCCTCCCAGACCGCGCAAGCCACCACCCCGCCACCCACTGAAGGTGAGGTCGTGGACGCCGAATACGTGGACGTGGACACCAAGGGTCCCAACTAA
- a CDS encoding DUF4388 domain-containing protein has product MALEGTLRDFSLADIFQLIGLQRKTGVLTLRSQEDVVTVSFLDGKIVGADSLNKRLEDRLGQVLLKSKAISREALERALAVQRETLERLGHILLAHGLLTKEELSHALQQQILQIIYRTFRWQDGDYHFAQETSVDYDQELVVPMPIESILMEGARMLDEWPIIEKKISDRTAVYLPTKAAEKVEVAPEEDLEELIDFEFEQAPLPVEEKPTQASIRVTPVEHHVLQLLNGIHTVDDVVRLSMYGEFETCKALYTLLNRGLVRKASRAELAQAQATLAEQELPVVVERVGIPWLAAVLAPLLAASLFLATKNPVNCLLGPAPTPLPHLQEAASFVRLWGLAQILHGVSQLTGSYPDSLSELTQQGYLTSDQLHDPWRQPYRYVLRERSLLLAGDGPQRRPSPNLVIVQSLPSGPEGAEGVKGVELASP; this is encoded by the coding sequence ATGGCCCTGGAAGGAACGCTCCGCGACTTTTCCCTTGCCGATATCTTCCAGCTCATCGGCTTGCAGAGGAAAACCGGTGTCCTCACCCTTCGCTCCCAGGAAGACGTGGTCACCGTTTCCTTCCTGGACGGCAAAATCGTAGGTGCCGACTCCCTCAACAAGCGCTTGGAAGACCGCTTAGGGCAGGTCTTGCTCAAAAGCAAGGCTATTTCCCGAGAAGCGCTGGAACGGGCCTTAGCTGTCCAGCGAGAAACTTTGGAGCGCTTGGGCCACATCTTGCTGGCCCACGGCCTGTTAACCAAGGAAGAGCTGTCCCACGCCCTGCAGCAGCAAATCCTGCAAATCATTTACCGGACCTTCCGCTGGCAGGATGGTGACTACCACTTTGCCCAAGAAACCTCGGTGGATTACGACCAGGAGCTGGTTGTTCCCATGCCCATTGAAAGCATCCTCATGGAAGGGGCGAGGATGCTGGACGAATGGCCTATCATCGAAAAGAAGATTTCCGACCGTACCGCCGTTTACCTTCCCACCAAAGCTGCAGAAAAGGTGGAGGTTGCCCCCGAGGAGGACCTGGAAGAACTCATTGATTTCGAGTTTGAACAGGCTCCCCTGCCCGTGGAGGAAAAGCCAACCCAAGCGAGCATTCGCGTCACCCCGGTGGAGCACCACGTGTTGCAGCTCCTCAACGGCATCCACACCGTGGACGATGTGGTGCGGCTTTCCATGTACGGGGAGTTCGAAACCTGTAAGGCCCTTTACACGCTTCTCAACCGCGGGCTGGTGCGCAAGGCTTCCCGCGCCGAGTTGGCGCAAGCCCAGGCCACCCTGGCGGAGCAAGAGCTGCCGGTGGTGGTGGAGCGGGTGGGAATCCCGTGGCTTGCGGCGGTGCTCGCACCTCTGTTGGCGGCTTCCCTCTTCTTGGCCACCAAAAACCCCGTGAACTGCCTCTTGGGCCCTGCCCCAACGCCCCTTCCGCACCTGCAGGAAGCGGCCTCCTTTGTCCGTCTCTGGGGCCTTGCCCAAATCCTTCACGGCGTTTCCCAACTCACCGGCTCCTACCCCGACTCCCTTTCCGAGCTCACCCAACAGGGCTACCTCACATCCGATCAGCTCCACGATCCCTGGCGACAGCCTTACCGCTACGTGCTTCGGGAGCGGTCGTTGCTGTTGGCCGGCGATGGACCGCAACGCCGGCCCAGCCCCAACTTGGTGATCGTGCAGAGCCTACCCTCAGGCCCCGAGGGTGCGGAGGGGGTCAAGGGGGTGGAGCTGGCCAGTCCTTGA